A part of Pantoea vagans genomic DNA contains:
- a CDS encoding MmgE/PrpD family protein, with translation MSLTAALADAILSGQPDAPAREHAREGIRDFLAVSWPVLQGTVPDSGLPALRTLYSDGSVRSQALLLGYAGHALDYDDFHADFRGHPSVVILPALFAWQRVQPGSLEQFLDAYVTGVEMAGRLGLAVSQQHYALGYHNTATLGTLAAAAALARLLGMKSDAAATLLGIAATQASGLRAQFGSAVKPLHAGFAAERAVTAAQLTLAGIDGRQQGVIEAFVAASSADQAQPEKLLENWGSPWRISTPGLEFKPFPTCAGTHSAAEAARILRQQWLAAGKPLDALLSQIVDITVAFPPGGDIAASIRVPVNGIEARFSLEYVISAMLIYGDLRLQDFAEGDLNHQVMPLAARVRRTPDQSAPPDALNPALRFHVVTLTLADGTTLHQRRTRQQSLAEGVNVSSKLHQALGDASPELLSATALHSTAELQRLTGALTR, from the coding sequence ATGAGCCTGACTGCCGCGCTGGCGGATGCGATTCTCAGCGGCCAGCCGGATGCCCCGGCACGTGAGCACGCGCGCGAAGGCATCCGGGATTTTCTGGCGGTGAGCTGGCCGGTGCTGCAGGGCACGGTACCGGATAGCGGCTTACCGGCTCTGCGCACCCTCTACAGCGATGGCAGCGTGCGTTCACAGGCGCTGCTGCTGGGCTATGCAGGACATGCGCTGGACTACGACGACTTTCATGCCGATTTTCGCGGTCATCCCAGCGTGGTGATCCTGCCTGCACTTTTCGCCTGGCAACGGGTTCAGCCCGGAAGCCTGGAGCAGTTTCTGGATGCTTACGTCACGGGGGTAGAGATGGCCGGTCGTCTGGGACTGGCGGTCAGCCAGCAACATTACGCACTGGGCTATCACAACACGGCGACGCTGGGGACCCTTGCGGCGGCGGCCGCACTGGCGCGTCTGCTGGGGATGAAGAGTGATGCCGCGGCCACCCTGCTGGGGATTGCGGCGACCCAGGCCAGCGGTTTACGCGCCCAGTTTGGTTCAGCGGTAAAACCGCTGCACGCGGGCTTTGCCGCCGAACGGGCCGTGACAGCGGCTCAGCTGACCCTGGCCGGAATCGATGGCCGCCAGCAGGGGGTCATTGAAGCCTTTGTTGCCGCCAGCAGCGCGGACCAGGCACAGCCGGAGAAATTGCTGGAAAACTGGGGCAGCCCGTGGCGTATCAGCACGCCGGGACTGGAATTCAAACCCTTCCCGACCTGCGCCGGTACGCATAGTGCGGCAGAAGCGGCCCGCATCCTGCGCCAGCAGTGGCTGGCGGCGGGTAAACCGCTGGATGCGCTGCTGAGCCAGATTGTTGATATCACCGTCGCCTTCCCGCCAGGCGGTGACATCGCCGCCTCGATACGGGTGCCGGTTAACGGTATTGAAGCACGCTTCAGCCTGGAATATGTGATTTCCGCCATGCTGATTTATGGCGATTTGCGCCTGCAGGATTTTGCAGAAGGCGATCTCAATCATCAGGTTATGCCGCTGGCTGCCCGTGTGCGACGGACGCCGGATCAGAGTGCGCCGCCCGATGCGCTCAATCCCGCGCTGCGCTTTCACGTCGTCACGCTGACGCTCGCGGATGGCACAACGCTGCATCAGCGCCGTACGCGCCAGCAATCGCTGGCGGAGGGCGTGAATGTCAGCAGTAAGCTTCATCAGGCGCTGGGTGACGCGTCGCCAGAACTGCTTTCTGCCACTGCGCTGCATTCCACGGCAGAGTTGCAGAGGCTGACCGGGGCGCTGACCCGATAG